In the genome of Mesobacillus jeotgali, the window AGCAGATTAAATACAGTTTGCTGCTCGAAGAACTTTTGACGAAGGATGTCAAAGTATCCGAAAAGGATATGAAATCCTTCTACGAACAAAACAAGAGTCTCTTTGACATCCCTGCTTCGTACCATCTGTCACAAATCGTCATTGCAACGCAACAAGACGCAGAATCAGCGGTAAAGGAATTGAAAGAAGGTTCCAGCTTTGCTGCACTGGCAATGGAGAGGTCGATCGATGAGTTCTCTGCTAATGAGGGCGGGGATATCGGCTTTATAACGGAAGAAGATGAACTTATTTCACCTGCGGTTATCGGAGCAGCAAAATCCCTGGAACCAGAAGAATGGACTGGACCCGTAAAAGTAGAGAATGGGTATGCCATTATTTACCTTCATGAAAAACTTGAAGGGAAGAAGTATAGCTTCAAGGAGGTCAAGAACCAGATTCGCAGACAGATTGCCCTTGAACAAATGGATATTCCTGTTTCTGCACGTGCATTTTGGAATGATGCGGAAGTCAGCTGGTTCTATGGCGAAGGCAGCGAAAAATAATGGTGAAGCACTGGTTATATAAACCGGTGCTTTATTTATTTTTCGCTCTGACTGGTAACGAACGCTGTCTTTTCTTGTTTACGGCGATTTAAAATAGGATAGTTTAAAAAAGGATGGGCAAAAGAGATATATCTGTTTTTGTCGAAGCATACTGATTGACATAGACTAAAAGTACTGGTAAATTTTAATAAAACCAACAAAAATACTCGGAATAGAAGGTGGATAATATGGTACGTATTGCAAACTCCATTACTGAGCTGATCGGCCAGACACCAATCGTAAAATTGAACAGACTTGTTGATGAGCAAAGTGCAGATGTATACCTAAAGCTTGAATATATGAACCCTGGCAGCAGTGTTAAGGATCGTATTGCCCTTGCGATGATTGAGGATGCCGAATCAAAGGGTAACCTGAAAAACGGGGATACGCTCATTGAACCAACAAGCGGCAATACCGGCATCGGACTTGCGATGGTAGCGGCTGCAAAGGGCTATAAAGCAATTCTCGTCATGCCTGAGACTATGAGCATGGAGCGTCGGAACCTGCTGAGAGCCTATGGAGCTGACCTCGTATTGACTCCTGGTCCTGAAGGAATGGGCGGAGCTATTCGCAAGGCAGAGGAGCTCGCTAAGGAAAATGGTTATTTCATGCCTCAGCAGTTCGAGAATGAAGCCAACCCTTCCATCCATGAACAAACGACTGGACCAGAAATCGTCGAGCAGATGGGTGACCAGCTTGATGCGTTCATTGCTGGCATCGGTACAGGCGGAACCATCACCGGTGCAGGGAAAGTCCTCCGTGAAAAATATAAGGATATCAAGATTGTTGCTGTAGAACCGACAGACTCACCGGTTTTATCAGGAGGAAAACCAGGTCCTCACAAGATTCAGGGAATCGGAGCAGGCTTCGTGCCTGGCGTTCTTGATACCAATGTATATGATGAAATCATCAAGGTGGAAAATGAACAGGCATTCGATTATGCCCGTCGTGCGGCTAAAGAGGAAGGTATCCTTGGCGGAATCTCTTCTGGTGCAGCGATTTACGCTGCACTCGAAACAGCAAAAAAACTAGGCAAGGGCAAAAAAGTCCTCGCCGTGATTCCGAGCAATGGCGAACGCTACCTGAGCACACCGCTTTATCAATTTGAAAACTAACATATAAGGAGAGGCAGGCTGTTTAGCTTGCCTCTTTTTTATGGTTAAAGCGCCTGGCTTTTTTGAATACTGCAGAAAAGATGTGTTATCAAATAACAATCAGGGCAAATAGCCTTTTTAAATAAACAACAAGATTTTCTGAAAAAACCATGATTTTAAAAATGAAAGCCGGCCTTTCATCATGTATGATGGAAAAAGAGAAAAAAATAGGGGTGAAGAGCTTGCCGCATTACAGCATTCAATCACTAACAATTCCATATACAGCTTCACGTTTTTTTCATCAATACGATCATATTGCCCAACAATATAAAGAGCATGTCATTCTTGAAAGCGGCCGGGGCGGGCGTTACAGCATCGCCGCGTTCAAACCGGAGATTACTTTTTCAGGGAAAGATCATAAATTAACGATTTTCCAAAAAGGGAAGACAACGATTCTCGAGGGAAATCCACTTGAAATAATGAAACAGGAACTAGAGGTTTTTCAAATGCCCGAAGTTGAGGGGCTGCCTGATTTCCAGGGAGGGGCGATTGGCTATATCAGCTATGATTACGCCCGCTATATTGAAAAGCTACCGCAGTTGGCAAAGGATGATTCCGGTATACCAGAGGTTTATTTTCAAGTTTTCCTGGAGTGGTTTGTGTTTGACCACCTAACGGAAACCTTATGGATCATGGCGCTGAATGAATCCGGACAGGAACAACAGACAAAGGATAGGCTGTCAGAATGGCAAAAACGCTGGAAGGCAGAGGTGCCAGTGTCTAATGCTGAGACATTGGACAAGCATGCTGCAGATGAGCTGCATGTATCCATGGATGAAGCAAACTTTATCCAGGCAGTGGAGAGGGTCCAGCAATACATTTCACAGGGAGATGTCTTCCAGGTCAATTTATCAGTACGGCAGTCCAAGCCGATTGAGAAAGAAGCTCTTGAAGTGTACAGACAGCTGCGAAGGCTGAATCCGTCCCCGTATATGGGTTATTTGCATACTGAAGACTTCCAGCTCGTCAGCGGCTCGCCTGAACTTTTAGCAAAAGTGAAAGGTTCCGAGGTCAGCACTAGGCCGATTGCCGGGACAAGATCGAGGGGCAGGACGAATGAGGAAGATTTGCAGCTCGCCAGCGAATTGATCAATAACGAGAAAGAACGGGCTGAGCATGTCATGCTTGTCGACCTAGAACGAAATGACCTTGGCAGGGTGTGCAAATACGGTACTGTCGAAGTAAACGAATTCATGGTGATTGAAAAATACTCACATGTCATGCATATTGTTTCGAATGTCAGGGGAGAGCTGGCAGAAGGTGAAACTTGGTTCGATGTTGTCAATGCGACCTTCCCGGGCGGTACGATTACCGGTGCCCCAAAGATAAGGACTATGGAAATCATTGAGGAACTCGAGCCGGTGAGGCGCGGGCCATATACCGGATCGCTGGGCTGGATTGGTTTTAACGGCAATATGGAACTGAACATCATTATTCGTACCATGCTTGTCAAGGACAGGATGGCATATGTTCAGGCAGGTGCCGGCGTTGTGATCGATTCGATTCCTGCAAATGAATACAAAGAATCCTTAAAGAAAGCCATCGCTTTATGGAAGGCGAAAGAGCTCGCGGAGGGAAACGCATGATTTTGATGATCGATAATTATGATTCTTTCACATATAATCTGGTTCAATATTTAGGTGAGATGGGAGAAGAACTGAAGGTCATCCGCAATGACCAGACTTCCATAAAGGGAATAGCAGAGCTGGAGCCGAAATTTTTAATGGTATCCCCTGGCCCGTGCAGTCCTAATGAAGCTGGCATTAGCCTGGAGGCTATCAAGAATTTTGCCGGCAAAACACCCATCTTCGGAGTTTGCCTTGGCCATCAGTCTATTGCCCAGGTGTTTGGCGGAGACGTGGTCCGTGCAGAGCGGCTCATGCATGGGAAAACATCAATGGTCTATCATGACGGCAAGACCATTTTCGAAGGAGTGGAAAACCCTTTCCCTGCAGCACGTTATCATTCACTCATCGTAAAAAGGGATACCCTTCCTGACTGCCTTGAAGTCTCAGCTTGGACAGAGGAAGGGGAAATCATGGCGGTACGCCATAAAACCCTGCCCGTAGAAGGTGTCCAGTTTCATCCTGAATCAATTTTAACGACGCCGGGTAAACAGCTGCTTCGGAACTTTATTGCTCATTATAATAAAGCTAAGGAAGTAAGTCTGTAATGTACATTTATATTAACGGCAGTTATGCGGATAGCAATGAGGCCGCGATTTCCCCGTTTGACCATGGTTTTTTATATGGTTTGGGAGTTTTCGAAACCTTCCGGGTATACAATGGACATCCGTTTTTGCTGGATGATCACTTGGAGCGGCTGAATGGCAGTCTGCGTATCCTGAATATCGAAGCTGAATTTACACGCACGGAAACGGTCGGAATCCTGGAAGGTCTTTTAGCGAAAAACTCTCTACGGGATGCATATATCCGCTTTAATATATCCGCGGGCAATGGTGAAATTGGTTTGCGGACGGAAAGCTACAGGGAGCCAAATGTCATCGCTTTTGCCAAGCCTTTGCCCCCGGCAGGTGATATGAATGAGAAAAAAGCAGTGCTGCTTGATTTGAGGCGGAACACTCCAGAAGGGGATGTCCGTTTGAAATCACATCACTATCTGAACAATGTGCTGGCCAAGCGTGAAGCAGGCCCCGCAATGGATACGGAAGGCATCTTTTTAAATAACGAAGGTTTCCTGGCAGAAGGAATCGTCTCAAATCTTTTCTGGTATCGGGAAGGAATCCTTTTCACCCCGTCGGTCGATACCGGTATTTTGGATGGAGTGACACGCAAGTTCGTCATCGAGTTGGCCCGTACAGCGGGCATTGAGGTACGTGAAGGCTTTTACAAAAAAGAAGAAGCGGAAGCAGCTGATGAAATATTCCTGACAAACTCGATACAGGAAATAGTTCCCGTCACTTCTTTTGCAGGTAAAAGTTTTCCTGGGAAATCAGGCGGGGCGGTTAAAAGATTATACCAACGATATGAAGTACAGCGTGGAACGCTATGGAGCAGAAGACAATTGATTGGAGGGCTCGCAAATGATTAAAGCTGGTCCATATACATTGGATTACACTAATGAAACGTTGATTATGGGAATTTTAAATGTCACCCCAGATTCTTTTTCAGATGGAGGCAAGTATAACCATATTGAAAATGCTGTGGCCCATGCAAAACAGATGATCGAGGACGGAGCGCATATCCTGGATATCGGCGGCGAATCAACGAGGCCTGGCCATGAGCGCATTTCAGATGAAGAGGAGATCAGCAGGGTAGTACCTGCAATCGAGGCAATCACAAAAGAACTGCAGATTCCGATTTCAATTGATACCTATAAATCAAAGGTCGCCAAAAGCGCAGTCGAAGCCGGAGCAGTGATCATCAACGATATTTGGGGAGCAAAGGAAGACCCCGAGATTGCTGATGTTGCAGCTGAAACAGGTGTGCCGATCATCCTCATGCATAATCGTAAGGACCGTAATTATTCTCATTTCATCAGGGATGTACTGAATGATTTATATGAAAGCATCACGATAGCCAAAAAAGCAGGCGTCAGGGATGAGCAAATTATCCTTGACCCGGGTATCGGATTTGCAAAAGACTTATCACAGAACCTGGAGATGATGCGCCATCTGGATACTCTAGTGTCCTTAGGTTATCCTGTGCTGCTGGGCACCTCGAAAAAATCGATGATTGGCGGCGTGCTCGACCTCCCTGTTTCTGAAAGAACAGAAGGGACAGGTGCGACAGTATGCTTCGGGATCCAAAAAGGCTGTCAGATCGTCAGGATCCATGATGTGAAAGAAATGTCGAGGATGGCTAAAATGATGGATGCTATGATGGGAAAGGGTGAATTTGGTGGATAAAATACATGTCAATCAAATGGAGTTTTACGGATACCACGGTGTGTTTCCTGAAGAAACAAGGCTTGGACAGCGTTTTGCAGTGGATTTGACGGTGGAACTGGACCTCTCGACAGCAGGAAAAAGTGATGAACTTGAGAATTCCATTAACTACGCCGATTTATATCAAGTATGCAAGGATATCGTTGAAGGCAAACCATTCAAGCTTGTAGAAGCCATTGCGGACAAAATCGCCGGCACCATACTGGACCGGTTTTCGCTCGTAGAAGCATGCCATGTAAAGGTCATCAAGCCGGACCCGCCAATCCCTGGACATTACAAATCCGTCGCAGTCGAAATCACAAGGAGTAGATGACAGTGGAAAACAAAGCATATATTGCGCTCGGGTCCAATGTGGGTGACCGATTTGGTTATCTAACACAAGCCATCATCTTACTTGAAAGTCATGAGATGATTACTGTGGTAAATACTTCATCCGTCTATGAGACAGACCCGGTGGGCTACACAGATCAGGATCAATTCTTGAATATGGCAATCCAGGTAGAGACAAACCTTTCACCCTTCGAACTGTTGGATACTTGCCTGCGAATTGAATTGAAGCTTGGGAGAAAGAGGCAAATAAAATGGGGGCCGAGAACTTTGGACCTTGACATTTTGCTGTATAATCAAGAGAATATTGAAACAGAGAAGCTTACAATTCCGCACCCTCGGATGAGTGAACGCGCATTTGTAATCCTTCCATTGCTTGAAATGGACCCAAGTATCACGCTCCCAACCATGAGGGAGCCGCTGAAAAACTGTCTACTAAGTATACCGGATAGAGAAGGAGTACGAATATGGAAGCAGAAAAATGGGGAAGACGTATTCGCGCTTATCGAAAGCTGAAGGGTTACACTCAAGAAGGCTTCGCAAAAGAGCTTGGCATTTCCGTATCGGTCCTTGGTGAAATCGAACGGGGAAACAGAATGCCTGATGAAAGATTGATTACCAGAATCGCAAATTTTTTGGATGTTGGGTTGGATGAATTAACGCCACAATAGGGCTTGCGATATATTTAATTGAACTGCTGCTTCGGAGCGGAATCGACAGCACAAAACGAAGGAGGAAAACATGCTTAAGATTGGCGATATTGAAATGAAAAATCAGGTCGTCCTCGCGCCAATGGCTGGCATTTGCAACTCAGCGTTCCGTTTGACAGTAAAAGAATTCGGCGCAGGGCTGGTTTGTGCCGAAATGGTCAGCGACAAAGGGATTGTTTCTCAAAACAATAGAACCCTCGACATGTTATATATAGATGAACGTGAAAAGCCTTTGAGCCTGCAAATTTTTGGCGGTGAAAAGGATATGCTTGTCCAGGCTGCCCAATACGTGGACAAAAACACGAATGCCGATATCATTGATATCAATATGGGCTGCCCCGTGCCAAAGATCACGAAATGTGATGCAGGTGCAAAATGGCTGCTAGACCCAAATAAAATCTACGAAATGGTATCCGCTGTTGTAGATGCGGTTGATAAACCAGTAACGGTAAAAATGCGCATGGGGTGGGATGACGAACATATTTTCGCCATCGAGAATGCCCGTGCGGTAGAACGAGCTGGCGGGAAGGCAGTAGC includes:
- a CDS encoding peptidyl-prolyl cis-trans isomerase, which produces MEKKRLWYIIAGLALMNAITLIMLLARPAFLEGNKESVAEIGKESITRQEWLTELEERYGQETLRDLIDQEVVRQMTDEYGIEISDKAVERELTIYKAMYSSPGNEPKSEEKWKQQIKYSLLLEELLTKDVKVSEKDMKSFYEQNKSLFDIPASYHLSQIVIATQQDAESAVKELKEGSSFAALAMERSIDEFSANEGGDIGFITEEDELISPAVIGAAKSLEPEEWTGPVKVENGYAIIYLHEKLEGKKYSFKEVKNQIRRQIALEQMDIPVSARAFWNDAEVSWFYGEGSEK
- the cysK gene encoding cysteine synthase A; this translates as MVRIANSITELIGQTPIVKLNRLVDEQSADVYLKLEYMNPGSSVKDRIALAMIEDAESKGNLKNGDTLIEPTSGNTGIGLAMVAAAKGYKAILVMPETMSMERRNLLRAYGADLVLTPGPEGMGGAIRKAEELAKENGYFMPQQFENEANPSIHEQTTGPEIVEQMGDQLDAFIAGIGTGGTITGAGKVLREKYKDIKIVAVEPTDSPVLSGGKPGPHKIQGIGAGFVPGVLDTNVYDEIIKVENEQAFDYARRAAKEEGILGGISSGAAIYAALETAKKLGKGKKVLAVIPSNGERYLSTPLYQFEN
- a CDS encoding anthranilate synthase component I family protein; translated protein: MPHYSIQSLTIPYTASRFFHQYDHIAQQYKEHVILESGRGGRYSIAAFKPEITFSGKDHKLTIFQKGKTTILEGNPLEIMKQELEVFQMPEVEGLPDFQGGAIGYISYDYARYIEKLPQLAKDDSGIPEVYFQVFLEWFVFDHLTETLWIMALNESGQEQQTKDRLSEWQKRWKAEVPVSNAETLDKHAADELHVSMDEANFIQAVERVQQYISQGDVFQVNLSVRQSKPIEKEALEVYRQLRRLNPSPYMGYLHTEDFQLVSGSPELLAKVKGSEVSTRPIAGTRSRGRTNEEDLQLASELINNEKERAEHVMLVDLERNDLGRVCKYGTVEVNEFMVIEKYSHVMHIVSNVRGELAEGETWFDVVNATFPGGTITGAPKIRTMEIIEELEPVRRGPYTGSLGWIGFNGNMELNIIIRTMLVKDRMAYVQAGAGVVIDSIPANEYKESLKKAIALWKAKELAEGNA
- the pabA gene encoding aminodeoxychorismate/anthranilate synthase component II; translated protein: MILMIDNYDSFTYNLVQYLGEMGEELKVIRNDQTSIKGIAELEPKFLMVSPGPCSPNEAGISLEAIKNFAGKTPIFGVCLGHQSIAQVFGGDVVRAERLMHGKTSMVYHDGKTIFEGVENPFPAARYHSLIVKRDTLPDCLEVSAWTEEGEIMAVRHKTLPVEGVQFHPESILTTPGKQLLRNFIAHYNKAKEVSL
- the pabC gene encoding aminodeoxychorismate lyase, whose translation is MYIYINGSYADSNEAAISPFDHGFLYGLGVFETFRVYNGHPFLLDDHLERLNGSLRILNIEAEFTRTETVGILEGLLAKNSLRDAYIRFNISAGNGEIGLRTESYREPNVIAFAKPLPPAGDMNEKKAVLLDLRRNTPEGDVRLKSHHYLNNVLAKREAGPAMDTEGIFLNNEGFLAEGIVSNLFWYREGILFTPSVDTGILDGVTRKFVIELARTAGIEVREGFYKKEEAEAADEIFLTNSIQEIVPVTSFAGKSFPGKSGGAVKRLYQRYEVQRGTLWSRRQLIGGLAND
- the folP gene encoding dihydropteroate synthase; the encoded protein is MIKAGPYTLDYTNETLIMGILNVTPDSFSDGGKYNHIENAVAHAKQMIEDGAHILDIGGESTRPGHERISDEEEISRVVPAIEAITKELQIPISIDTYKSKVAKSAVEAGAVIINDIWGAKEDPEIADVAAETGVPIILMHNRKDRNYSHFIRDVLNDLYESITIAKKAGVRDEQIILDPGIGFAKDLSQNLEMMRHLDTLVSLGYPVLLGTSKKSMIGGVLDLPVSERTEGTGATVCFGIQKGCQIVRIHDVKEMSRMAKMMDAMMGKGEFGG
- the folB gene encoding dihydroneopterin aldolase, giving the protein MDKIHVNQMEFYGYHGVFPEETRLGQRFAVDLTVELDLSTAGKSDELENSINYADLYQVCKDIVEGKPFKLVEAIADKIAGTILDRFSLVEACHVKVIKPDPPIPGHYKSVAVEITRSR
- the folK gene encoding 2-amino-4-hydroxy-6-hydroxymethyldihydropteridine diphosphokinase, which codes for MENKAYIALGSNVGDRFGYLTQAIILLESHEMITVVNTSSVYETDPVGYTDQDQFLNMAIQVETNLSPFELLDTCLRIELKLGRKRQIKWGPRTLDLDILLYNQENIETEKLTIPHPRMSERAFVILPLLEMDPSITLPTMREPLKNCLLSIPDREGVRIWKQKNGEDVFALIES
- a CDS encoding helix-turn-helix domain-containing protein encodes the protein MEAEKWGRRIRAYRKLKGYTQEGFAKELGISVSVLGEIERGNRMPDERLITRIANFLDVGLDELTPQ
- the dusB gene encoding tRNA dihydrouridine synthase DusB, encoding MLKIGDIEMKNQVVLAPMAGICNSAFRLTVKEFGAGLVCAEMVSDKGIVSQNNRTLDMLYIDEREKPLSLQIFGGEKDMLVQAAQYVDKNTNADIIDINMGCPVPKITKCDAGAKWLLDPNKIYEMVSAVVDAVDKPVTVKMRMGWDDEHIFAIENARAVERAGGKAVALHGRTRVQLYEGIANWDIIRDVKQAVNIPVIGNGDVQTPEDAKRMLEETGVDGVMIGRAALGNPWMIYRTVKYLETGELMDEPTAREKIDVSILHLDRLIALKNEHIAVREMRKHAAWYLKGIRGNATVRNGINECSTRDQLVSLLRNFADEVEAKEQTVHQVG